CCGAAGCTCATTAGTCAAATTTCCGATTTATATTTTTCCATTATCAGATTCGTGAATACACCTCAGTCGGATGAAATCGCTGAGCTTGTCTCCTCCGCGCTCGGTAAGCTGGAATTAGAGCAATACGGAAGCCAGGCATTAAATTATATTCTGAAGATAGGCAAATGGGCCGAGGTTATCATTTTTGTTATTGTATTGAGTTACTTCTACTTAATCCAGAAGAAAACAGTCAATGACTTTACAGATAAGTTGAGCAAAAGCAAGATAAGCTGGGCTTACAATGAGTTTAAATATTTTGGCCAAAAATTCACCTCTTCCTTCGGTAAAGTGATCGAGGTTCAACTGATGATTGCCTTAGTCAATACGATTTTAACGACTATCGGGTTGTGGATTATGGGCTACCCTTACTTGTTCGCTCTAACGATTATGGTATTTTTACTAAGCCTTGTGCCGGTTGTCGGTGTTGTGATTTCCTTCATTCCGATCAGTATTATCGGTTACCAGATTGGCGGTATCTCAACTGTCATTTGGGCGATTGTCATGATTTTACTTATCCATGCAGTAGAGACATACTTCTTAAATCCGAAGCTGTATGCTCACAAAACGAAGCTGCCGATGTTCTACACCTTTATTGTTCTTATTTTCTCTCAGCACTTCATGGGGATTTGGGGGCTTATTATCGGGATTCCGATCTTTATGTTCCTGCTCGATATTTTGGAAGTCGATCAAAGCAACGCGTTATCCTAAATATTTGAGTAGACAATTGTAGCCATCAGCCCTAAAAACAAATAAGAAAAGTTAAACTTAGATGGATAAGTAAGACCTTATGGCTTCGATGTTACATTCATAACACAAGATAAAAAGATGGGGGCAATAATCCGCTTCCTCTCTTTGAGATTTCGATTATACGCATAAGCGTACCATATGTTGTTTTTTGTACGCTAACTGTATATTTTAGTCCTAAACACAATGAGGAGAGGATCGACAAGTCCAAGGGCTGGAAATGGCGGCTTCTCTTACTGAAGGTTTCATACAGCTCCCCATAAGATATCTTTACTCTAAATTCCCTCCACACTTCAGGTGGCAGATTGGCAAAAAACTTTCGCAAGAATGTTTTAAGATCGTCTGGTCTGGGTTTTCCCCGTGCCTGGAGGGCCTTTGATAATACTGATGGTGCTTTTTAAAGCCTGCTCAGGCGCGTTCATTGACTCAAGTTGTACCGAAACAAAGTATTGTGTATTAGATCTCCGAATTGGATTGGTGCATCAGCTCTTTGATTTCAAGAAACTGTGAATTCGTTATTTGTTGGGATTGATGAAGGGCGTTCAGCTTATCTTCTATTTTTTCCATTCGAAGTTGTGTTTCTTTTTGGATTTTCTCGGTCTCCTTTTGTGTTTTAGAGTTATCCATGACGACTAAGATGGTCAGACCTGCACTAAAGATCGTTAACCCTCTAGCGATTTGATTTAAATCGATTGAATTCATGGCAATCAGGCAATCGGCAAATCCTGCTCCTATAAGTAGGCCGCCGATCGTGACAATCCCAGTTCTTTTCCATTGGTCTGGGATGATACTTAATGGCTGTTTCATGTAGAGATCTCCTTCAGTTAGGTAGTAAACGTGAATAGGATAGCTTCATTCTATATTTAATAAAACACAGATTATGGAATAATAAAAGGAAATACATGGAGGCTCATTGCGTTGACTTTACTTCAATAAGTTCATCAGAGCCAGGTCAGTCCCTAGTCTAAAGTCTAGGTTCAGATACCCCCTAAGACGGTTATGTCAGCCAAATAAGGCGGATATAATGGACTTATAACTCGGAGCGTGACTTATGAAGCTATAAGGGGTGTTTGAATATGAAGGCAACAGAAGCGACTGGAATGGCGCGGGCAGGCAAGGTGAATTGGGTGCTTTTTAATCCAAAAACCTATGCAACGATCCTCTATTTCTTGCTATCTCTCCCGTTAGGGATTATTTATTTTACAGTAGCGATAACGGGACTAACACTATCCATCGGTTTGACTCCAATATTTATCGGAATACCGCTGTTTTTTGGAGTAGCCAAGCTGTTGAATGGGATTGTCAATTTTGAACAAAGCATGATTAGACAAATTTTAGGTTTACCTGCTCCTTCTGCTTCGTATACCTACAATCAACAGTCTGAATCTGGGCAGAATTGGTTGAAACGAATGGTGAGAGGTTTTGACGGAGGGTTATTTATTCGAAATCTGCTCCTCGTATTACTAAGATTTGTTACTGGCATCGTATTCTTTGTTATTATGGTGACGGCGATTTCACTGGGACTCGGATTAATTGCTCTTCCCGTCGTCCATATCATTTTGATGAATGAACTGCAGCTTGATATTTTGGAGAATAGCGTATTTAGTTATTTTCATATCGATTGGACTTATAATCAGCAATATCTGCTGTACGTAGGCGTTGGCCTTATCCTGTTCTGGGTCGCGCTGCGTATCGTGAATGGGCTCATGCAAATTCAGCGTAAGATCATGTATGTGGATGAACCCTATCAGCAGCCGTCAGTGCCGCCAATGGAAGCACCAATACATGCGTCTGTTCAGTCGCAATATTACGACTACCCAGAGGATCACCCCGCTCAAGGGATGATGCAGCCAGCCCATAGAGAGCTTTAGAGCTCTTCTTTTTTGAAAATCTACTACTTGGTCCGTATCGTCTACATTGCTTCAACAATCGAATTGGATAGACAAGTATGAAAGGTAACGAATGGAATACTCGGCGGTGTATTGTGGTTTTACACAGCCGTGGTTCGCCTCCATACACAGAACCCGCTCACAACAGCGGGTTTTCTTTATTTTTGAAAAGGCAAGTGAACCCGTCGGTTGAAGGTTCTTTTGCCTATTTATGTTGAATGGAATAAATGTTTCTTTACCCATCGTTCGTGCTCAGGTGATCACGGTGTCCGGTTTAAGTAAAAAGGGGTGCTCCATAGGTCCATAGATCGAGGTGACACTTTCTACATTTCGGACTCGACGCTTTGGCTTGGCGGCCTTCCCGTAATTTTCTTGAATACCTTGGAAAAATATTTGCTGTCCGAGAAGCCCAGTTGATAGGACAAATCCGCCAGCTTCACATCGGGATTGCGGCGGAGCATCTCTTCGGCCCGCTCGACGCGCAGCTTGTTCACCAGTTGATTAAGAAGGTCGTGAGGACATAGGATCCGTTATTTACAGGAAACGGCCCTTTCCCGTGCTTATGTGGGCAGCAGAGGCCCTGCTATATGCTAAAATTCGCCCATTAAGAAGATCATGAGGACAGAGGATCCGTTATTTTACGGGAATCGGCCCATTATGGAGTTCACGCGGACATAGGATCCGCTATTGTACCATAAACACGGATTAATCCGCGATAAATCCCGCAATAGCGGATCTCT
This Paenibacillus sp. JZ16 DNA region includes the following protein-coding sequences:
- a CDS encoding sensor domain-containing protein, with product MKATEATGMARAGKVNWVLFNPKTYATILYFLLSLPLGIIYFTVAITGLTLSIGLTPIFIGIPLFFGVAKLLNGIVNFEQSMIRQILGLPAPSASYTYNQQSESGQNWLKRMVRGFDGGLFIRNLLLVLLRFVTGIVFFVIMVTAISLGLGLIALPVVHIILMNELQLDILENSVFSYFHIDWTYNQQYLLYVGVGLILFWVALRIVNGLMQIQRKIMYVDEPYQQPSVPPMEAPIHASVQSQYYDYPEDHPAQGMMQPAHREL
- a CDS encoding helix-turn-helix domain-containing protein — translated: MNKLRVERAEEMLRRNPDVKLADLSYQLGFSDSKYFSKVFKKITGRPPSQSVESEM
- a CDS encoding AI-2E family transporter, which produces MNFLREFFSNNVVRRILFLLLVILLLYSLRGMLNLLLLLFLVTFVMGRLEHFITKKISKLFPISPIVVNTILYAVLIFGLVYGIVNYVPKLISQISDLYFSIIRFVNTPQSDEIAELVSSALGKLELEQYGSQALNYILKIGKWAEVIIFVIVLSYFYLIQKKTVNDFTDKLSKSKISWAYNEFKYFGQKFTSSFGKVIEVQLMIALVNTILTTIGLWIMGYPYLFALTIMVFLLSLVPVVGVVISFIPISIIGYQIGGISTVIWAIVMILLIHAVETYFLNPKLYAHKTKLPMFYTFIVLIFSQHFMGIWGLIIGIPIFMFLLDILEVDQSNALS